In Phaseolus vulgaris cultivar G19833 chromosome 3, P. vulgaris v2.0, whole genome shotgun sequence, the sequence CAAATTACTACTTGTTTCCTTGTTTTTTGAAATTGACACTCCATGACATTATTGAGTTTAACAAGTCCATATATAAAACTTATTATTTGTACCTTTTTTAACaagtgaaaaaaatgaaagtaagtttctaaattctaaaattttacaTTCAAAGTGAATTCTAATATGTaagcatttttatttatttataactaaTTAAGAATCTCATTATTTATTCACTCATCAAAACCAAAATGGACATTaggaaaaacaaaattgttCTTAATAAACGTTCCTACCAACACACACATGGTTACACTAAAAAATCATATCCCgacattattttaatattgatgAGCATAATTTTATTCATACTTAATAGTTTTACTCGTAACTTATTGAactgtaataataaataaattcattattttaattaatatttatataattgagTTTATATGggttttaactattatttttgtgtttttagaataatctagatattatttttgtgtttttagaatAATCTAGATTTTGTTTCCttgttttttgtattttgcaaaagatttgcttatgatttgtttctaatatattgtagattttattttctcatttttctcctcagattttgttttctattttgattcaaataaacaacttgaatttttGTATATTTGACTCATTGTAGATACTTCCTTTAGACAATTTACTcttaaaacacaaaaataacaattaaagtGCAAATAAATCCAATTatagaaatattaattaaacacaataaaattatttattattataatctaataatgtataaataaaactattaagtgtgaataaaattatgCTCATAATATTAActtcaaatgttttaaaatatttttcttccatGTACCTCTCCACATCAGTCTTATTCacaaattttcatttatatctttcatataattattatttcgtATTTCAATCACTATTAactaaaaatacaaattttatattatgcaaatattttaagaataaatttaaatttataaatgcgaaacaattttacttttttaacttaatattatgaaatttgtaaaaatacttttaaaactaTTCAATATTGTTTGCATAATATCTTTGAAATAATaaccttaaaaatatttttaaaatattttcaagttTGTGTGCGACAAACATCTttagtttcattttaaaaaacaagtACACATTTATGGAATGAAGCAACAAAATAACGCAATATTATTTGATAATGAACAATTGCACACTGAtctaagtttttgttttttcattaaCAATTTCCATTCTCGTTGTTTTAAGAAGGTACAAAGATCAATAATTGAAATCATTGCATCAAAATCCATTACTTTTCCTctctataaataaattcatcCTTGTCTGCATAATATTGTTTAATCAACTTCAAATTATAGATAACgagaattattttaatatcttatttTGTAGTTGTGttataaataatcaaattatatattacaaagtgaattttaagcttaactcaaacctataaaaccggttcatagagttgaggtttgcacccacttatatataatgaaagactctaatctctagtcgatgtgggatcttcaaCATTATATAATGGATAAAGATGTCTTTTAAtgtgtttcttttaaattattttagaatctCGTGTTCTTTGTATAATTTGAAGGATAGAATATGcattatattttataacattGGAAAAGTGGTACTCCGACACAATTTGTATCAAGTTAGTTCTTTGATAACTCaccaaaatattaaattataatgataataaataatttatgaaaattaattattatctttcAAGTTAAATTGTGAATAAAAGATTGtcacaaattaataaaaataaaaaattaatatttacatgacaaaaaaatcaaacattcatttttttttaaactctaCTCACTATGTAAAAGAGAATATTGAATTCTTTGTTCaaatcataaatttatataCAATAACACTTCAGAAAAATAATGCATAACTTACACAACAATAATGACAATATAAAATGGTTCATATTTCATCGATAACAAAAATTAAtctcaattatattttttaattttctatcaatatatatatataattatatttatttcaatacCTTTAATCTACTTGGTATACCTTTAACTTGAAAAAATCAATTActgttatataatttttttattttttctagatttaaatattcatcattaaataatttttggtatattttaaattaaaattttaatataattacttCAATCTATTAtactttaataaatatataataaaaatttacgttaaataaatcatttacgtcgattaaatttatattaattataaatctaatttatttgataaatgtaatttttttaatattttaaatgattttttccAACTACATTTTTTACTTTACTCTTACAATAACAATTTTCCAAGTTTGATTGAAAAATGTATTTTCTAAttacttaataaataaattaattataattaatatattttgaaactattgctttaacttttaaaaatatttgtacttctaatgattttttaaatatttttaacttttacgatgaataattaaaatgtcatatatatatttattcaaaGTTTATATCAATCATTatcaataataacaattatattaaaaattgaattaaataacttaaatgaatattcatttatattaaattatttaagtttttgaatctaattcattattttaaaattttaagatatttttttatcttttattaattatttataaaactcTTGGAAAAAGAAAATCATGTCAGAATTCGGTTGGAAGATAACTGGATTTCTACCTGTGTTTGGGGAATAGGGATATAATAAACCGAATTTTAACCCCGTTTACTGCTGTAAATAAAGTAGATTTGAGTTTAATAAGGtaagttatttaatttaaaaaaaatatttaaggaaAATATTCTAAAAACGAAGAATTGCGTCCCACATTGAGATTGTTAAAACCCGCAGTGGGCTGGTACCACCGTACCTATTAGGGTTTTGTTAAAAGAACTCCAAAGGCGTTACGACGGTGAACGCGGCagcaactagggtttgtgtttgggaatggaggaggagcaggcgtcccAGGTGGGTCGGTCTCTGATCAAGCAGCTGGCGTGCTGCAACAAAACCACCAGAGAGAAAACCCTTCGCCTCCTCCTCAAATCGTGGCTTCCCTCGCAGTCCCAACCCCTCTCCGACGACGATGCCAAGAAGCTCTGGAAGGGTCTTTTCTACTGCATGTGGCACTCAGACAAGCCCCTCGTCCAATCCGACCTCGTCGATCGCTTGTCATCTCTTCTCCTGTCCCTCCACCTCCCTCTCTCCATCCAGTACTTCTCCATCTTCCTCCTAACCATGCGCCGCGAGTGGTCCGGAATAGATGCCCTGCGACTCGACAAGTTCTACCTTCTCATTCGCAGGTTCGTCTCCAAGTTCTTCTCTCTCATGAAAACCAATTCCTGGGATCTCCAACTTGTGCAGAGATTAATGGGTATTTTCGACGAGGGGACTTTCTCCGCTCAGGAAAATAAGGCCCACGGGAACGGTGTTAATTACCACATTGCCACTGTTTTTCTTGAGGAGCTTCGCCCTTTTCTACCGCTTAAACAGCAGGTTCTGGAAGTGCTGTTGAAGCCGTTTATTTCTGCTATGGGGAGGGTCCACGATAAGGTGTTGGTGGGGAAGATTAGGACTGGGGTGTTTCATTTGTTGCTTAAGAATGGGAAGGCGTTGTTGGAGGTTAAGAAGAGAGGGGATGAGGATGTTGATTCTGGTGACGAGGTTGTCGTTCTTGGAACTGTTGCCTTGGTGATGGGGTTTTCCgggaggttttatgaaatgggtTCTTCTGCTGAGTGCTGGCAGGGAAATAGGAAGGTGCTGTTTGCGCTGCATTCTGAGTTTTTGAAGTTGGAGAAGGGGGCTGTGAATTCGGGGGTTGAGATCCTGATTCCTGATGTTATTGATGAAGAGGAGGTGCCGGAATTGGTTCCACTGGGGCCTGCAGAGGTTGCTGGTAATGGTGAGGTGTTAAAGAAGTGCGAGAAGGACAAGGAGGTGACTGTTAATGGTGGCGAGAGCAcgaagaggaggaggaagaagaagaagggtgaTGCCTCTGATCTGGCTAGTGCTGCCCAGAGTGGCAAGGAGAATGTGGCTAGTGATAATGGCGAGAATGCTAATGATGGAAGCGCTGTGGTGTTCAGTGAGACTGTGATTGCTAACCTGCAGAGGCAGTTTGAGAAGGTTGCTGAGGAGACGGGTTTGGTTGAAGAATCTGCGGGTGTGTCTGATTCGCCCGAGGTTGCCTCTGCTACCGGAGAAACCGTGTctaagaagaggaagaggacaAAGAGTTTGAAAGGGAAGGCCTCTCAGGATTCTGCTGATTTGAATGGCCTTGTCGGTAAGGAGAGTGCCGGGGCAAAGAGTGGGGATAAGAGTGCAAAAAAGGTAAGATTTTCGATGAAAAATAACTTGGTGTGGAAGCCACACAGTCCTTTACCTCCTCAGAGTTTGAGGTTGCCTCCCTCTGCAACACCCAGAGGAAGTGCACTCAAAAAGGGTGTGCCTCCGGGTCCCGTCAGGGAGATGCCACTTCCTACCAAAAAGCAAAAAATGAAGAAGGTCAGGAAGGCAATTAAAGGTGTTTCTCCATCTGTCAAACGCCTGAAGAAATTAAAACTGCGTGCTGCATGAATGATTTGATTTTCTGAACCTTGTTAGGGTGTTGGGTTTCCATGTCTTGTTTGTCATACAGTTTTAGTTATTGTTATGAAAAATTTCAAAGTTTATTGTGATAATTCATTTCTGCTGCGCCAATTGAAAAGCATTTTGATTTGTAGCTTAAGTGACTATATTTATCCACACCTCCTTGCTATGATGTGATGAAACAACTTTTAAATGCTTGATGATTGCCTTTAGAGTGGCTGAAAACGATAATACAGAGGATTTGATTTAAACATTTCCTCAAATTCCTCGTACTTGACCTGTCGGACTGTCTTCATAGTAGTTTTCAACTAATACTTAGATATCACTGTATATTCGAGAAGGGTGATAGGTTTATTCATTTTCAAACCATCACAATGAATTATTGGGGATGAATCCCCAAAGCTTCTTTTCGAACTCAAGCTTTGTTGCTGCCAATTTGTAAGAGATATTGGTAGCAAGTAGAGGATTTGCCTTTCTTTGGATGGAAACAAGGCTTGTGAGTTGTATCAGCAGTAGCTGTACTTGCTGATATTTTAAGGCGGATAAGAAATTGAGTACGATGATTCATTGCTTTGCACTGTGTTGGTAGTGATACCCCACTTCTGGTGATTAACAGGCAAGTCTATAGGTTCTTTGACATTGGCGGTGCGCTGGTGCCATGATGATGATCACACCTGGCATGATGTGTTAAGAAAATAGGGGAAGAAGAATTTTTGGGCCTTTTGGGTTCTCGGTGCAATAGAAAATGAAGTTTTTTTACCCAAGAAAAGCTTATACTAATTACTTTCGATTCCTTGTTCTAGGGCAGTTGTTTTATATCAAATTCTCAATCTTGAACTCAATAATCCCTTTACTGCTCCTAAAGTTCGTTGTGTTGGTTTTATGGTGGATGAACATAGGATTACGTTTTTATAAAACTAGTAATTTTGATTATGGTGTATGGCCTCTTGAAGAGTTGCATTTTATTGAAGCATGATATTTGATTTCATCGTCGAAGAGTATGGATATGTTCTCTAGGAAACCATTCTTTTACATTCCCGTGAAGATTGTTGATTTTGTTTGCGATTTAATTTAACGGTCTAACGAATATACAGTTCACCTTCGAAACATATGATTTCTTAAGGTTATGTTTTCATGAGCTATTGCATTTGTGTTAATGctttctttttatttgaaaatagatttaaaaataaatttgaggGAGTAGATTTGTGGGGTAAgtgagtttatttttttaaaataaataaaagtgtaagattataaatttaatattgtagttaaaactatattaaaataaaatgtgattaaattgtttatgtataaataaattaaaatttatgttaaattattttaaattttttgacatatttgcaaaaataaattcttaaattattaatttttttaataaatataaatcataaattattaaatatcatactaaattaaaaacataataaacaaaattcttattcaaaattttaaaaagtatttaaatcttatataaatacaaatctaaattatttaatatcaatatttaaataaaatataaaagaaataaatttcttaaattatttaaaatcttatataaatataaatctaaattagttaatttcgtatttaaaaaaattgaaataaataaaaattctaaattattaacaattataaatacaaatcttaaattatttaatatcatatttaaataaaaatctgaaataaataaaaattttaaattatttaaaatcatgaataattacaaatcttaaataatttaatgtgttatttaaataaaaatatgaaataaataaaatttctaaattattcaaaattataaataaatacaaatcttaaatttttaatgttcttttttgataaaaatttgaaaaaatataaattatttaaaatcttaaataaatacaaatctaaattatttaatgtcttatttaaataaaaatataaaaaaattaaaaaaatttaaatgatttaaaattatagataaataaaaatcctaaattatttaatatcatatttaaaaaaaatctgaaataataaaattcctaaattattgaaaattcaaaataaatacaaatctaaattatttaatatatatttaaataaaaatctgaaatgaataaaatatcTATACTATTCAAAATcacaaataaatacaaattttaaatcatttatgtcctatataaataaaaatctaaaataaatataattcataaattattattatttttaaataaatttaaatttaaattatttaatgtactatttaaataaaaatataaaataaataaatttttaaattatttaaaatcattaataaatacaaattctaaattatttaatattatattttaaaaaataagaaataaataaaaaattctaaactatttaaaaatatttcatatatacataaataaataaaaatattatatatatatatataaataaataaaaatattatatatatatacataaatcaAATCAcaacatatattaaaaatacaaaatacacAAATTACTTGCATGCGGATAATTATTATcccaaaaaaaaatctaaaacggATTATTGTATAATTGGAACATCAATTATCTAATAA encodes:
- the LOC137807237 gene encoding uncharacterized protein, translated to MEEEQASQVGRSLIKQLACCNKTTREKTLRLLLKSWLPSQSQPLSDDDAKKLWKGLFYCMWHSDKPLVQSDLVDRLSSLLLSLHLPLSIQYFSIFLLTMRREWSGIDALRLDKFYLLIRRFVSKFFSLMKTNSWDLQLVQRLMGIFDEGTFSAQENKAHGNGVNYHIATVFLEELRPFLPLKQQVLEVLLKPFISAMGRVHDKVLVGKIRTGVFHLLLKNGKALLEVKKRGDEDVDSGDEVVVLGTVALVMGFSGRFYEMGSSAECWQGNRKVLFALHSEFLKLEKGAVNSGVEILIPDVIDEEEVPELVPLGPAEVAGNGEVLKKCEKDKEVTVNGGESTKRRRKKKKGDASDLASAAQSGKENVASDNGENANDGSAVVFSETVIANLQRQFEKVAEETGLVEESAGVSDSPEVASATGETVSKKRKRTKSLKGKASQDSADLNGLVGKESAGAKSGDKSAKKVRFSMKNNLVWKPHSPLPPQSLRLPPSATPRGSALKKGVPPGPVREMPLPTKKQKMKKVRKAIKGVSPSVKRLKKLKLRAA